The Sphaerisporangium siamense genome includes the window CCGGCGCGATCCTGCGCTCGTTCGGCCGCGAGTACGACGCGGACTCCAATGTGATCTTCAGCACCTCGGCAGAGGGGTTCGTCACCACGCGGGAGTACGACCCGACGGGACTGCTGACCAGGCTGGTCGAGCCGGTATCGGCCTCCGAGCAGATCACCACGACCTACGGATACGACGCGACGGGCGCCCTGACGCGCACCACGGACGGCCGTGGCAACACGGTGCGGACGACCTACAACACCCTCGGTTTCATCGAGTCCGTCGTCGAACCGGAGACCTCGGCGTACCCGGATCTGCAGGACCGCACGTGGACGAACGTGTACGACATCGCGGGCAACGAGGTGGCCACCCTGCAACCGGGCGGGGTGCGGATCGACCGCGAATTCGACCGGCTCGGCAGAGTGGTGCGGGAGACGGGGTCCGGCGCGCCGGTGGCGACTCCTGAGCGTGTGTACGGATACGACCTCGCCGGACGTCTTACCGCGGTTGGCGACTACACCCTTGAATACAACGATCGCGATCATCTGACGAAGGTCTCCAAACCGAGCGGCCAGGTCGCGGCCTTCGCCTATGACGCGCTGGGCAACCCGACCCAGCGAGTGGACGCCACCGGAACCGCCGCCTTCACGTGGGACGGCAACGACCGCCTGGCGACCGCGGCGGATCCCGTCTCGGGCAGGAGCTTCACCTACGGCTACGACGACGCGGACCGGCTCACGTCCCTCATCTCGGCCAGTCCGGCCACCACACAGACCTTCGGCTATGACGGCTTGGACCGGCTGAAGACCCACGCGCTGAAGAACAGCGCCGGAACCGAGCTCGCCAAGATCACATACGGCTGGGACAAGGACGACCACCTCACCTCGAAGACCACCACCGGAACCGCGGGGGCAGGCGCCAACACCTATGGGTACGACCGAGCCGGCCGGCTGACATCATGGACGGCCCCGGGGGGTGCGACGACCCCCTATACCTGGGACGCCTCTGGGAACCGCACGCGCGCGGGGACTCAGGACTTCCTCTACGACCAGCGCAACCGGCTGCTGTCAGGCGCGGGGACCACGTACGCCTATTCCGCGCGGGGCACCCTCGACAGCGAGACGACGAGCGCGGGGACGCGCACTCTGGTGTTCGACGCTTTCGACCGGATGGTCAGCGACGGGGACGCCACCTACTCCTACGATGCCCTGGGCCGTCTGGCCTCGCGGGTGAAAGGCGGGACGGAGCAGCGGTTCGTATATTCGGGGCTCGCGAACGACGTCGCCCAGATCACTGACGGGGCGGGCGTCGTTCAGGCGAAGTACGGGCGCGATCCCTTCGGCGCGCTGATCAGCGTGCACGAGGGAGGGCAGGCGGCCGGTGTGATGTCGGACGTCCACGACGACGTCGTCGCCACCTTCTCCGGTACGGCCTTGGTCGATTCCGTCGCCTATAGCCCCTTCGGCGAGGTCACCCATCGCGTGGGGAGCCCGCGAGCGCTCGGTTATCAGGGAGAGTACACCGACCCTGATACCGGCAAGATCAACATGCACGCTCGTTGGTACCTCCCTGGCACCGGTGGTTTCGCCTCGCGTGACTCCGTGACCCTGAACCCCGACCCGTCGAGCAACCTCAACCGGTATCCCTACGTCAACGGCGACCCGTTGGGCGACACCGACTCCTCCGGCAACTTCCCAGACAAAGGTTCGGGCCCCAAGGGGCCTCCGGTGCAGATGCCGGTGGGTGCCTATGCCAAGACCAACAAGGAACTCCGGCAGATCCATGAGAGGGGTCGCCGCTACGACCGTGAACAGTTGGACAAGCAGAGGGAGCGGGAGAAGAGCTACAAACGGTACAAGAAGCGGAAGAGAGACGAGCGTAGCGGCGACTCCGTCCAGGACGAGAAGAAGCAGATGCGCAACCGGCGCAAGCCGCCGGCGAACGACCGGGATCGCACTACCGCCGAGAAGCGGGAGATGCGGAACCATAAGAAGCCTCCGCCCAATAGGAGGACCAAGCGGCAGGACGAGACCAGAAAGGTCAAGGCGCCGCGCTCCGGATCGCGCAACAATCCGAAGAGTGTGAAGAACCCGCCGGCTACCAAGAAGACCAAGGGCAACTGCACAGGGACGAAGTGTCCTAAGAACAGCAAATCAGAGAAGAATACCGATAAGGCGGGGCAGTTCTGCCAGAAGGCCGGGAACGCCAAGAAACCGCAGTGTAAGAACAACGCCAACCATGAGTACGGCGGCGGCAAGAAGCCGAAGCCGAAGAAGTCGAAGGAAGAACGTTACGACGATATCGACAACCTGCCGGACCTGTGCCGCACGAACGCGTGCCGTAACAGCGTCACGCCGATCAGCCCCAAGGGCGGCAAGCGCGATGTCGTCGACGACATCGAGGACCTCATAGACCTGGTCGACCCCACGACCCAGCCCGATGACATCGTCGACCAGATCATCGACGACGCCGCTCCCGACCTACCTTCCGGCATTCCGCCGGGCGGCGGCGAAAGCTGTAACCCGAACAGCTTCGTCAGCGGGACCCTCGTCCTGATGGCGGACGGCTCTCGTAAGCGGATCGAGGACGTCAAGGTCGGGGATCGCGTCCTGGCCACCGACCCCGAGGCCGGGGTGACCGACGCCAAACCGGTCGTCACGCTGATCACCGGCGAGGGGACCAAACGCCTAGTGCGTATCACCGTCGATATCGACGGCGACAGGGGCGCCGCGACCGACACCCTCACCGCCACCGACGGCCACCCCTTCTGGGTGCCGAAGCTCCGCAAGTGGCTGACCGCTGGCGAACTCAAGCCCGGCATGTGGCTCCAAACCAGCGCCGGCACTTGGGTCCAGATCACCTCCGTCAAGGTCTCGACTACGCACCGGCGCGTCCACAACCTCACCGTCAGCGGGCTGCACACCTATCATGTAGTGGTAGGCGGTCGAGCCGTCCTTGTTCACAATGACGATCCGCTTACCGATGAAGAGTGTTTCGCGCTTGCCGATCGGGCGAGAGACGAAGAGCGGGAAAGAATGTCCAAAACCCAACGTCGCAAACATGTGATGCTCGTGGGTGTGGTCGATTGTGTGACCGGACGAGTCGTGGTAGGGAAGAAGCGGTCGGGTGCCGGTGATTTCTGTGCAGAGGATGTCGGCCGAGATGATGCGGTATCGAATGGATCCGATCCGCGGAATCTCCGATACGGTCACCCCGGGCATCCGGACTCGATGAAAGACGCTGACTTCTGCGATAGATGCCGGAGTCGAATCGATCCGAGCCAGGTGCCTCCTGATCGAAGGTGGTAACGTGCGAGCGGGGCGGTGAGGAGGAACCGATGAAGTGGGTATGGAGGGAACTCGCCGTGCTCAACGGTGACGGCTCTGCCGTACCTGCACTCCTCTCCGCCCTGCTCAACGGGACGCACGCCGAACGGGAGGATGCCTTTCGTGCGCTATGCACGCGTGTGGTGAATCAGGGGGATCTATATTCCTCTGCCGCTGCCGCCACGGATGTCATCCTGCAAGAGTTGAGCACTAATTCGGAGATCACAGAGAACGCCTGGTTGTTGCTACACGAGATATTTCGCGGCGCCTCATACGGAAGAACCGTGTCGATCGAAGGCTGTGAGTGGGATATCGAGGATTACTGTCGATCTCGCATCCTGCACAGTGTCGAGCTGATCGATGCCTCGCTGGCGGACATGTCTGATGAAGCGTATACCTATGCGATGCTCCTTCTTGGCAGCATGGGCGAGATCACCAGGGTGACCGTGCCCATACTGGAGCGGGAAGCTGCGACATCCAAGGGAAGGCGGCGCGGCGCGGCGTGCGACGCCCTTGAAGTCGCTGAAGAGCTCTGGGCTGAGAATCACGAAGACTCTGGTGGCCATTAGACGCCGATATGTAGTTTTCGAGAACAGTCAAGAGTGCAGGGACAGACCCTTGAGAGTTTTGTCGACAAGATTGCGGGGGCCGTAGAGGGCTAGGCCTACCAAGGGGAGGGAGTCGGCGGGGTGGGCTTGGACGGTGGCGCGGTTGGCGGTGTCGTGGGCTGTTTTGAACATGTCTTTTATGTAGAGGGCTGTGGGGATCTTTCGGGTTAGGGCCTGGGCGTGGGTGCGGGTCAGGGCTTCGGGGGTGGCGGCGTAGATGAGGATGGGCTGGCGGATCATGGGGAGGTAGGTGTTGTCGTCGGCGTCCTTGTAGGGCTCGCCGATGATGTCTTCGGTGCTCGCGGCTATGGCGCCGGCCAGGAAGGCCGTCACGTTCAGCTTCTGCCAGGTGGCCAGGTCCTCTCGGACGATGATGGCGATCTTGGTGTCGAAACGCATGGGGGTCAGCGTGTCGCCGCGGGCGGGGGACGGTCTTGTACGGAGGTGCGCAGGGGTGGTGTGTCCTCGGGCGCGCCCGCTTTCACCAGCCTGGCCGCGGCCCTTCGCTGAGCGTGCTCGCCGTGGTCCGTCGCAGCTCGTTCGCTCCTTCGCCGAGTCGGTCGTACTCCTGTTCTCCGCTTGTCCGGGTTGGCTGTACGGAGTCAGCACAATGGGGTGATGGGGGACTGGGTTCGGTACTGGCGGGCGGGGGATCGGGCGGTGGAGGCGATGCATGCGCATTTCGTGAGGCACGTTTATCACCGGCACAGTCATGAGACGTACTCGTTCGGGTTCACCGAGGAGGGGGCGCAGAGTTTCACGTGCCGGGGGGCGGCGCATACGAGTGCGGCCGGCATGGTGATGGTGTTCAATCCGGATGATCCGCATGACGGGCACGCGACGGATGAGGCCGGGTTCACCTATCGGATGGTGCATATCGGGCCGGAGCTTGTGGCGGATGTCCTGCGGGAGGCCGCTGGGCGGCGGGTCGGGTTGCCGTTGTTCGCCGAGCCGGTGATGCCGGTTCCGGGGATGGCGGGCAGGTTGCGGTTGTTGCATCAGGCGTTGGTGGGCGGGGGCGCGTCGGTGTTGCGGCGGGACGAGTTACTGGACGGCGTGGTGGCGGGGATGGCGCGGCATGCGCGGGTCCAGGGATGGCGTGGGGGTGATGGGGCCGCTGGGGAGGCCGACGCGGGGACGGCACGGGTCGTTCGGGAAATGGTGCATTACACGGAGGACCACGGTGTCTCCGCCGGTGACCTGGCGGCGGCGGTGGGACGCAGTCGGTTCGCGGTGTACCGGTCGTTCCGGGCCGTTTATGGGATGGCGCCGAGTGACTATCAGCGGCAGGTCCGGTTGCGGGCGGCGCGGCGGTTGCTGGTTCAGGGGCGGCCGCTCGCGGAGGTGGCCGCCGAGACCGGATTCACCGATCAGAGTCATCTGACCCGGTGGTTCACCCGGTATTTCGGTGTGACTCCTGGCGCCTACCGCCGCGCCGCCGCTTCGCCATGAGTCCACGTACGTGGTCGTTTCCCGCCTCGGGGTTCTCTACCCTCGTCCAGGCTTCCGGTCGGTCGCCGTAATGGGCGCCGGATTCGCCGCCCCACGACTCGCCGCGTCGGCGCCAGGACAAGCTGTCTACTCGGGGCGGACGTGGTCCGTGGCCGAGGACTGGCCGCGTTGACGTGTGGGAGAGCTTTCCTCGGCGGCGACTCGCCGCGTCGGCGCCAGGACAAGTCCACTCCTCAGTGGGGGGGTTCCGTGTCCGAGGATCGGCGGCTTTGACGCGTGGAGAAGCTTCGCTCGGTGAGTTGCCCCGTGTCGGGCGGCCCGCCGTGTTGGCTTGGGGTAGGTCTCCTCGTCGGTGGGGGTGTGTCTGGTGGGGCTGGGTGGGGGCTGTTACTTGGTTATGACGATCATGGTGCCTATGGGGATCTTGCTGAGGGCTGTCAGGCCGGCGGGGGGGATGCGGATGCAGCCGTGGCTTATTGCCTTGCCGAAGACGGATTTGTCGGGCCAGCCGTGGATGCCTATGGTGCCGGGGCCGCCGTCGTAGGTCTGGAGTTTCTCCGAGTGCATGCCGAGGGGGAGGATCACGGGGCTGTAGTCGACGTCCGAGGGGGAGAGGGTGGCGAGCAGGAACGTGCGGCCGACGGGGGTGGGGGTGTCCTCGGTGCCGATGCCGACGGTCCACGAGCCGTTCTCCTGGCCGTCCTTCAGCAGGGTGAGGCGGCGGGTGGTCAGGTTGATGTGCACCTGGTAGGGGCTGCGGCTCTGCTTGGTCTTGCCGTCGCCGGTGTGGATCCAGCCGGTGGAGCCGTTGGGGCGGCTGGGCAGCAGCACCCGCACCCATTGCGGGCGTGACTCGATCACCGGGAGCCAGGTGGGGTCGTCCAGCTGGGTGGCGGGCAGCACGCCGATCGCCGGGCCGCCGGGCTCGGCGTACACGATCTTGGACGTCGTCGGGTGGACGAGGAGCCCGTCCCCGGCGGCGTCGGGGCGCGGGTCGGGTTGCGCCTTGGGGATCTTCGTCCACGTGGTCGAGCGGGGGAGCGCGGCGCGTTGGGCGGCCGTGAGCTTGACCGGGACGGCGGCCGGGGCGGGCGGCGCCGCGGTGACCTCGCGGTCGACCTTCCTGTTGGTGAGGAACACCAGCAGGACGAGGCCGAGCAGGGCCGTGGTGGCGACGGCGATGATCGTGAGGATGGAGCGCACGGATCGACGGCGAACGTACATGGGAACTCCCGGGAAGGCTGGCTCCTGTTGAGGTTCGGCGGCGGTTTCCGGAGTGGCCCGTGGCGTGGCGCGCGGGCTGGGGGCCCGCCCGTGGAGTGGGCGGGCCCCGGCGCCCGGCGCAGGTGGATCAACCGGTCACGGCGAAGTGGCGGACCGGCTTGTGGTACTGCTTCTTGTGGTAGTGCTTCTGCGGCTTGTAGTGCTCGTGGTGCTCGGGCACCCAGCGGTGGTGACGGCTGTCCCAGTGCGAGTGGTGGCCGCCGCCGTGGTCGGAGAAGCCCTCGATGAAGCGGCGGATGCCCCTGTCGATCACGATCACGTTGTCGTCCCGCTTGTGCCACTTGTCGCAGAGCCTGCGGAGCTCGTGCAACCTCCTGTGGTGCCGGGACGATCCGTCGAGGCCATCGTGGTCGTGGTCGCGGTGGTGGAACCGACGGCAGATGTGGTCGAGGTCGTCGTGGTGGCGGTCGTGGACGACCGCGTTGTCGTCGTTCTCGTCATCCCAGGACTTGTCGTCGTCCTTGTCGTCTTCCTTCTTCTTGCCGTCCTCCTTACCGTCGTCCTTCTTGCCGTCCTCCTTCTTCTCCTCTTCGACGCGCTGGACCAGCACCGGCGAGGTGCTGGGGTCGAAGGAGGCGTTGCCCTGGTAGAAGGCGGTGATGTTGTGGCTGCCGTCGTCCAGGCTGGAGGTCGACAGGGTCGCCTGTCCCGAGGCCTCCAGCTGGGCGCTTCCGAGTTCGCGTGAGCCGTTGCGGAAGATGACCGTGCCGGTGGGCAGGATGTGGGTGCCGGTCGCGCGGACCGTGGCGGTGAAGGTGACCGAGTGGCCCTTCTTGGACGGGTTCTGCGACGACGTCAGCGTGGCGCTGGTGGCGATCTGCCGGCGAACGGTGACGACGAAGCCCGTCTTCACGGGAGCGGACGGAAGCAGGGACGCTGCCTTCGCGCCTTGCGGCGCCTGGATCGCGTACGCGCTGCCGGGAGTGGCGGCGAGCACGCCGACCGCGAGAGCGCCCGTGAGAGCTGCGGTCAGCCATGAACGACCGACATTACGTTGGAGAGACCGTGAGTGACCGACGTCTTTCATAAAGCGGTCCTTTTCTTTTTGCAGTTCAAAGTAAAGGAGCACCTCGATGCTGGCGCACCTGCATGACCGACCCTACTCATGGTCGACCTCGATACCGTTGTCCGACATGCGGGAGATTCGCGCGAGCGGCGACTTAATTGCAAAAATTAGAAGGTCGCTACGCAGTCATTTATGCCGATAAATCGGGTGGGCCTGCGGGTGGCGGCGCGGGCGGGAAGCCTTGCCGCGCCGGGAAAACCGCACGTACGAAGATCGGTTTCGGCGTGGCGCGCGGAACGGCGCGCGCCCGGGAAATATTTTCTGGGACGGCGTGTCGTGCGCCGCTGTGTCATTCTTTGGCGGGCCTCGCGGCGTTGTTCCGGCAACCGCCGCCGACGTCGATGATCAAGAGTAATTGACGCCGTATATGGTCTATGTCGGCTATTCTCGAATTCAAGGTGATCTGTAGGGATTCGGTGGGTGCGGCGGCGCCTCGGGGGTGTGGGCGGGACGCCGGAAGGCGCGGGGATAGGGTTCCGGCATGTTCGCCGTAACCTGCACAGCCACCGACCCTGACAACCCCCTCGCCGGGCTCACCCTCGGCGAGCGTCCCGAGCCCGAGGTCCCCGACGGGTGGACCACGGTCACCGTCAGGGCCGCCGCGCTCAACCACCACGACGTCTGGACGCTCAAGGGCGTCGGCATCCGCCAGGACCGCCTGCCCATCGTGCTCGGCTGCGACGCCGCAGGGGTGGACGAGGACGGCAACGAGGTCATCGTCCACGCGGTGATCGGCACGCCGGTGAACGGGGACGAGACGCTGGACCCGAAGCGGTCGCTGCTCTCCGAGGTCCACGACGGCACCTTCGCGGACAAGGTGGCGGTGCCGCGCCGCAACCTCGTGCCGAAGCCGGCGGCGCTGTCGTTCGAGGAGGCGGCCTGCCTGCCCACGGCGTGGCTGACGGCCTACCGGATGCTGTTCGACAAGTCCGGCCTCCAGCCGGGGTCCACCGTGCTGGTGCAGGGGGCGGGAGGCGGGGTGGCCACCGCGCTCATCGCGCTCGGCCGGGCCGGCGGCTATCGGGTCTGGGTCACGAGCCGCTCGGAGGAGAAGCGGGCGCGGGCCGTGGAGCTCGGCGCCGACCAGGTGTTCCCCACGGGGGCGCGGCTGCCCGAGCGCGTGGACGCCGTGATGGAGACCGTCGGCCAGGCCACCTGGGACCACTCGCTGAAGTCGCTGCGCCCCGGCGGGCGGGTCGTCGTCTCGGGCGCGACGAGCGGCGCGGTGCCTTCGGCCGACCTGAACCGGGTCTTCTTCCTCCAGCTCTCGGTGGTCGGCTCCACCATGGGGACGCGGGACCAGCTCGGGCGGCTCGCCACGTTCCTGGAGCAGACGGGGGTGCGACCCCTCGTGGACCGCGTGCTGCCGCTGACGCGGGCGCGGGAGGGCTTCGCGGCCATGGAGGAGGGCGAGGTATTCGGGAAGATCGTCTTCACCGGGACGGCCGGGGCCTGACGGCGTCCGGTACGCCAAGGGGCGCCCTACGGAATGGCCCCGGGCGGCACGTCAGGGGAACCTGGCGCGCCGCACGGGGCCGCATATGAACAACCGGTCGCCGTACGGCGGGGACCGACTTGTGGGATCGGGTTCTTGTTCACGCGGGTGATGCCCGACGAACCGTCACCGGTCACCCACCGTAGAGGGGTCCCGGGGGTGAGGTCTCGCTCTTCACCGTTTCGACACCGAATGGACGGTGACATGGATACCGTCGCGGAAGCCGGGCGTCGCGGCGCAGGACGGGGCGGTGGGAGACGGGGCGCGCCTGGCCCGGGTGCGCCGCGCGGGCGGCCGGGACGGCACGGGAAGCGGCTCGGGCGGGCCCGGGCGCAGCAGGGGCGGGCGGAACCCGTACAGGAGCATCATCGCAGCGCGGAGCGGATCCGGCCGGCGGCCTCGTAGAGGGCGTCCTGGGCGGTGGCCAGGGCCTCCTCGGTCACCGACGCCGCGGCGGCCGCGCCGCGGATCTCCTCGACGAAGTCGGCGAGCATGCGCCCGAGCTCGGCGTCATGGTCGGGCGAGCCCTGCCCGCCCCAGGTGCCGCGCCACGCGCCGCGCAGCCAGTCCTGCTTCCAGCGCTGCGACTCTTCCTTCCAGGCGCGCTTCTGGCGTTCGAACTCCTGCTTGTGCTCCTGCCAGGCGTGCTTCTGCTCGCGCCAGGCGCGCCGGTAGTCCTCGCGGGCCGTGCGCAGGTCGTCCTTGGACCGGCGCTCGTCCTCCCGGCTGCCCTGCTGCCGCACCTCCCTGGCCATCTGGGTCAGCTCGTCGCGCAGGGAGCGGACGGTGTCGCGCACGTCCTCCTTGACCTCGCGGGCGATGTCGCGGATGGACTCGGAGATCTCCTGTTCGAGGTCGGCGAGCTCGTCCATGCGCGCCTCCAGCTCGGCGCGCCCCTTGTCGGTGATCGTGAAGACCTTCTTGCCCTCGACGACCTCGTGGGTGACGAGGCCCTCCTCTTCGAGGCGGGCGAGCCGGGGGTAGATCGTGCCGGGGGAGGGGGAGTAGACGCCGAGGAAGCGGTCCTGCAGGAGGCGGATCACCTCGTACCCGTGCCTGGGACTCTCCTCCAGGAGCTTCAGCAGGTACAGGCGCAGGCGTCCGTGGGCGAAAACCGGACTCACTTGTCTCTCCTCAGAAGGGTCACATCGGCGGAAACCGTGTTGGCCGACACCGACGCCATGCCTCCGCCGAGCCGGCCGCTCATCGACTTCATCCCCAGGCGCCCCGTGGTGGTCAGCCCCGGGAACGCGCTGCTCAGGCGGCCCGAGGTGGAGCGCATCGTCACGTCGGTCTCGACCCCCTGGGGCAGGCGGACGACGATGGCGCCGGACACGCTGTTCAGCGAGACGTGGCCGGTGGGCGGCAGCTCCAGGTCCGCGGTGATGCGGCCGGACACGGTCTTGGCGCGCAGGCGGCGCGGGGTGCCCCCGGCGACGACCAGCTCGCCGGCGACGCTGGTGAACGACAGGTCCCCGGACATGCCGCGGCTCTCGACGGCCCCGGAGACGGTCTCGGCGTCGATGTCGCCGCTCACCCCGTCGAGGACGATGTCGCCGGAGACGCTCTTCACGCTGGTGCGGTTCTCGAAGCCGGTGACCAGCGCGGAGGCGGAGATCACGCCCGCCTGCACCGGGCAGTCCTTCGGCACCGTGAGCGTGACCGTGGTGCTGGGACGGCCGGAGCGCAGCCAGCCGAGGATGCCGTCCCAGGTGAGGTCCTTGTACGCCACGGTCAGGCGGCCGGTCTCGTCCCGCTCCACCAGCAGCGGCGGCGTGTCGATGTCGCCGACCTCCAGGGTGGGCGGGCCGTCGCTGGCGAGGACGGCCAGGCGCCCGGCGACGATGCGCACGCTGAGCGCGCTCACCGCGTCGAAGGTCAGTTTCTCAGGCTTGTCGATGGTCCACGTGGACATGGCCGCCCCGCTGGTCGATGGTCCCGAATGGCTCTCACAAGACACGATATATCTCGTACACCGAAAGTCAAGATGTATCGCGTATCGCGTCCCGGGGCGGGGGCGTCGGGCCGTGCCGGTCGTCGTCAGTCCTCGTCCTCGTCGTCCAGCCGGGCGAGCCAGGTCGCCAGGCGCTCGACCGGCGTCTCGAACTCGGGGTTCAGGTCGACGAACTCGCGCAGCCGCTCGGCCAGCCAGAGCATGCCGACCTCCTCGTCGCCGCGCCGCTGGACGAGCTCTTCGATGCCCCTGTCGGTGAAGTACATCGCAACTCCAGGACATGACCGGAAATATCCGGATAAACGGGGAAGTCCCCCGCGGCGCTGCCGCCCGCGGGGGACTTCCTCTGACAAAACCAGGGGAGACCGGCCCCGGTCACCCGGGGCCCGATCGTCAGCCCAGGCTCTCGGCGATGATGTGCTCCAGCTCGGCGTCGTGCGCGGCGTGCGAGCCCACCGCGGGCGAGGAGTTCGCCGGACGGGAGACCCGCCGCAGGCCGCGGCCCCCGAGCAGACCCGGGTCCTCGGTGATCTTGAGCGTGAGGTACGGCCACGGCCCCATGTTGAGCGGCTCGTCCTGCGCCCAGACGAGCTCGACGTCCGCGCCGTAGCGCGACAGCTCGGCCTTGAGCTCCTCGGCCGGGAACGGGTAGAGCCGCTCCAGGCGGACGATCGCCACGTCCGTGCGACCCTGCTTGTCCCGGGCCCCCGCCAGGTCGTAGTAGACCCGGCCCGAGCACAGGACCACCCGGCGCACGGCGGAGGGGTCGACCGTGGAGTCGCCGATGACCGGCCGGAACGCCCCCGAGGTGAACTCCTCCGCCGCCGAGGCCGCCGCCTTGAGCCGCAGCAGGGACTTCGGCGTGAAGACGACCAGCGGGCGGTGGCGGTTGGACAGGACCTGCCAGCGCAGCAGGTGGAAGTAGTTCGCCGGGCTGCTCGGCTGCGCGACCGTCATGTTGTCCAGCGCGCAGATCTGCAGGAACCGCTCGATGCGGGCCGAGGAGTGGTCCGGGCCCTGGCCCTCGTAGCCGTGCGGCAGCAGCAGCACGACCGAGGAGCGCTGGCCCCACTTCTGCTCGCCCGACGAGATGAACTCGTCGATGATCGACTGGGCGCCGTTGGCGAAGTCGCCGAACTGCGCCTCCCAGGCCACCAGGGCGTCCGGGCGCACGACGCTGTAGCCGTACTCGAAGCCCATCGCCGCGAACTCCGACAGCAGGGAGTCGTAGACGTAGAACTTCGTGGTGCCCTCGTTGAACGTCTTCAGCGGGGTGTGCTCCTCGCCGGTGACGCGGTCGACCAGGACGGCGTGCCGCTGGCCGAAGGTGCCGCGGCGGGAGTCCTGCCCGACCAGGCGGACCGGGTGTCCGTCGATGAGCAGGGAGCCGAACGCGAGGGTCTCGCCCATGGCCCAGTCGATGGAGTCCTCGGTGACCATCTGGCCGCGGCGCTGCAGCAGCGGCGCCAGGCGCGGGTGGACCGTGAAGCCGTCGGGCAGCGTGAGCTGGGTCTCGACGACCCGCTTGATCACTTCCTCTGAGATGCCCGTCGGGGTGTCCTCGTGCGACCAGGGCACGACCTCGCCCGGGGCGGGCTTGACGACCGCGCCCGGCTCCAGGGGCCTCTTGCCGGCCTCGCGGGTCTCGGTGAAGGCCCGCTCCAGCTGCTCCTGGTAGTCGCGCAGGGCCTGCTCGGCCTCCTCGACCGTGATGTCGCCCCGGCCGATCAGCGCCTCGGTGTAGAGCTTGCGGATCGACCGCTTGGCGTCGATCAGGTCGTACATCAGGGGCTGGGTGAAGCTGGGGTTGTCGGTCTCGTTGTGGCCGCGGCGGCGGTAGCAGACCAGGTCGATGACGACGTCCTTGCGGAACGCCTGGCGGTACTCGTAGGCCAGGCGGCCGACGCGCACCACGGCCTCGGGGTCGTCGCCGTTGACGTGGAAGATCGGCGCCTGGATCATGCGCGCGACGTCGGTGGCGTAGACGCTGGAGCGCGAGGACGCCGGCGAGGTGGTGAAGCCGACCTGGTTGTTGACCACGACGTGGACGGTGCCGCCGGTGCGGTAGCCGCGAAGCTGCGACAGGTGCAGCGTCTCGGCCACGACGCCCTGGCCGGCGAAGGCCGCGTCGCCGTGGACCAGCACGGGCAGGACGGTGAAGCCCTCCTCGCCGCGCTCCAGCAGGTCCTGCTTGGCGCGGACGACGCCCTCAAGGACGGGGTCGACCGCCTCCAGGTGGGAGGGGTTGGCCACGACCGAGCAGGCGATCTTGTTGCCGTCGGGGGCGGTGAAGTCGCCGGACGCGCCGAGGTGGTACTTCACGTCGCCGGAGCCGTGGGCGCTGCGCGGGTCGAGGTTGCCCTCGAACTCGCCGAAGACCTGGGCGTAGGACTTGCCGACGATGTTGGCGAGGACGTTCAGGCGGCCGCGGTGGGCCATGCCGATCACGACCTCGTCCAGGTTCTCCTCGGCGCCCGCGGAGATGACCGAGTCGAGCAGCGGGATCAGCGACTCGCCGCCCTCCA containing:
- a CDS encoding helix-turn-helix transcriptional regulator, whose translation is MHAHFVRHVYHRHSHETYSFGFTEEGAQSFTCRGAAHTSAAGMVMVFNPDDPHDGHATDEAGFTYRMVHIGPELVADVLREAAGRRVGLPLFAEPVMPVPGMAGRLRLLHQALVGGGASVLRRDELLDGVVAGMARHARVQGWRGGDGAAGEADAGTARVVREMVHYTEDHGVSAGDLAAAVGRSRFAVYRSFRAVYGMAPSDYQRQVRLRAARRLLVQGRPLAEVAAETGFTDQSHLTRWFTRYFGVTPGAYRRAAASP
- a CDS encoding DUF2000 family protein; translation: MRFDTKIAIIVREDLATWQKLNVTAFLAGAIAASTEDIIGEPYKDADDNTYLPMIRQPILIYAATPEALTRTHAQALTRKIPTALYIKDMFKTAHDTANRATVQAHPADSLPLVGLALYGPRNLVDKTLKGLSLHS
- a CDS encoding Ig-like domain-containing protein → MKTGFVVTVRRQIATSATLTSSQNPSKKGHSVTFTATVRATGTHILPTGTVIFRNGSRELGSAQLEASGQATLSTSSLDDGSHNITAFYQGNASFDPSTSPVLVQRVEEEKKEDGKKDDGKEDGKKKEDDKDDDKSWDDENDDNAVVHDRHHDDLDHICRRFHHRDHDHDGLDGSSRHHRRLHELRRLCDKWHKRDDNVIVIDRGIRRFIEGFSDHGGGHHSHWDSRHHRWVPEHHEHYKPQKHYHKKQYHKPVRHFAVTG
- a CDS encoding L,D-transpeptidase — translated: MYVRRRSVRSILTIIAVATTALLGLVLLVFLTNRKVDREVTAAPPAPAAVPVKLTAAQRAALPRSTTWTKIPKAQPDPRPDAAGDGLLVHPTTSKIVYAEPGGPAIGVLPATQLDDPTWLPVIESRPQWVRVLLPSRPNGSTGWIHTGDGKTKQSRSPYQVHINLTTRRLTLLKDGQENGSWTVGIGTEDTPTPVGRTFLLATLSPSDVDYSPVILPLGMHSEKLQTYDGGPGTIGIHGWPDKSVFGKAISHGCIRIPPAGLTALSKIPIGTMIVITK
- a CDS encoding zinc-binding dehydrogenase; this encodes MFAVTCTATDPDNPLAGLTLGERPEPEVPDGWTTVTVRAAALNHHDVWTLKGVGIRQDRLPIVLGCDAAGVDEDGNEVIVHAVIGTPVNGDETLDPKRSLLSEVHDGTFADKVAVPRRNLVPKPAALSFEEAACLPTAWLTAYRMLFDKSGLQPGSTVLVQGAGGGVATALIALGRAGGYRVWVTSRSEEKRARAVELGADQVFPTGARLPERVDAVMETVGQATWDHSLKSLRPGGRVVVSGATSGAVPSADLNRVFFLQLSVVGSTMGTRDQLGRLATFLEQTGVRPLVDRVLPLTRAREGFAAMEEGEVFGKIVFTGTAGA
- a CDS encoding DUF4097 family beta strand repeat-containing protein; amino-acid sequence: MSTWTIDKPEKLTFDAVSALSVRIVAGRLAVLASDGPPTLEVGDIDTPPLLVERDETGRLTVAYKDLTWDGILGWLRSGRPSTTVTLTVPKDCPVQAGVISASALVTGFENRTSVKSVSGDIVLDGVSGDIDAETVSGAVESRGMSGDLSFTSVAGELVVAGGTPRRLRAKTVSGRITADLELPPTGHVSLNSVSGAIVVRLPQGVETDVTMRSTSGRLSSAFPGLTTTGRLGMKSMSGRLGGGMASVSANTVSADVTLLRRDK
- a CDS encoding DUF6104 family protein, with product MYFTDRGIEELVQRRGDEEVGMLWLAERLREFVDLNPEFETPVERLATWLARLDDEDED
- a CDS encoding PadR family transcriptional regulator, whose protein sequence is MSPVFAHGRLRLYLLKLLEESPRHGYEVIRLLQDRFLGVYSPSPGTIYPRLARLEEEGLVTHEVVEGKKVFTITDKGRAELEARMDELADLEQEISESIRDIAREVKEDVRDTVRSLRDELTQMAREVRQQGSREDERRSKDDLRTAREDYRRAWREQKHAWQEHKQEFERQKRAWKEESQRWKQDWLRGAWRGTWGGQGSPDHDAELGRMLADFVEEIRGAAAAASVTEEALATAQDALYEAAGRIRSALR